The following coding sequences lie in one Nakaseomyces glabratus chromosome K, complete sequence genomic window:
- a CDS encoding uncharacterized protein (CAGL0K05819g~Ortholog(s) have mitochondrion, nucleus localization): protein MLSVARMSARRKRGGATKQAVVRLDNDVDMALLRRWMRGRVPMHVRQVKEPLVRATNYNQLMKGVALDKGKDPRVSFLNELDHFKRIKSLKYEVPNRQRMKYVDGYLQKLSESYHLTNKRANKLLNSELKTLEDNWIARHGKLPKIPNDSNISQTKKQHLKEQLSAYNAEVRQIKDNQPVTVYSVPGGTNFDYLTNCIKLLNSDRAILFSIDIEAFEFDTKIITEIGISIYDPRENLYSTAPITRNYHLIVSEVLQLRNSKFVCDYKDCYLLGESFVMPLKECCAFVQALLNYYMKPSTDNERTWSRAFVGHNIKGDIKWLKDIGVDFRDIGEPAGELRPYKEEADKNEPVYLLDTEKLYCANYGRKGSNLGRILQLLEIPHAFLHNAGNDAHYTLELLKRMCDVQYRELKRLDDLEHIATKIEKLNKRAKEEPKILPMSYAIAVANKTVKNFNDSNNGKKRNNLVQQTEFGGATFYNDPKEAFLSTFSNIKT, encoded by the coding sequence ATGTTGAGCGTTGCTAGGATGTCTGCTAGGAGGAAACGTGGTGGAGCCACGAAGCAAGCTGTGGTTAGGCTCGATAACGATGTTGATATGGCTTTGCTGCGGAGGTGGATGAGAGGGCGGGTGCCCATGCATGTGCGTCAGGTCAAAGAACCACTGGTGCGGGCTACTAACTACAACCAGCTGATGAAAGGCGTGGCGTTAGATAAAGGCAAGGATCCGCGGGTGTCGTTTCTGAACGAGCTCGACCACTTCAAGAGGATCAAGAGCCTGAAGTATGAGGTTCCGAACAGACAGCGCATGAAGTATGTGGACGGCTATTTGCAGAAGCTGAGTGAAAGCTACCATCTGACCAACAAGAGAGCCAACAAGTTGTTAAACTCGGAGCTGAAGACGCTCGAAGATAACTGGATTGCCAGACACGGGAAACTACCAAAGATACCGAACGACAGCAATATCTCACAGACGAAGAAACAACATTTAAAGGAGCAGCTCTCAGCCTACAACGCTGAGGTTAGACAGATCAAGGACAACCAGCCTGTGACCGTGTACTCTGTTCCAGGCGGGACGAACTTCGACTACTTGACAAACTGCATAAAGCTGCTAAACAGCGATAGAgccattttattttccatAGACATCGAGGCGTTTGAATTTGATACAAAGATCATCACGGAGATCGGGATCTCAATCTATGACCCCAGAGAGAATTTATACTCCACAGCACCAATTACCAGGAATTACCACCTCATTGTCTCCGAAGTATTGCAATTGAGAAACTCTAAATTTGTATGCGATTACAAAGACTGCTATCTACTCGGAGAAAGTTTCGTAATGCCTTTGAAAGAGTGCTGTGCCTTTGTACAGGCATTACTGAACTATTACATGAAACCTTCCACAGACAACGAACGGACATGGTCTAGAGCATTTGTTGGTCACAACATTAAAGGCGATATCAAGTGGCTAAAAGATATAGGTGTCGATTTCAGAGACATCGGCGAACCAGCAGGTGAACTCCGTCCTTACAAAGAGGAAGCTGACAAAAATGAACCAGTATATTTATTGGACACAGAAAAATTATACTGTGCTAACTACGGTAGAAAAGGGAGCAACCTAGGCAGGATTTTACAACTGCTGGAGATTCCCCATGCATTTTTGCATAACGCAGGTAACGATGCTCATTACACGCTAGAgcttttgaaaagaatgtGCGATGTACAATATagagaattgaaaagattagATGATCTCGAGCACATTGCCACAAAGATAGAGAAGCTTAACAAGAGAGCTAAGGAAGAGCCTAAGATTTTACCGATGTCTTATGCGATAGCAGTCGCTAACAAAACCGTCAAGAATTTTAACGATTCAAACAATGGTAAAAAGAGAAATAACTTAGTACAACAAACAGAGTTTGGTGGTGCGACATTCTATAATGATCCTAAAGAAGCATTTCTATCAACATTCAGCAATATAAAAACATAA
- the GRX2 gene encoding dithiol glutaredoxin GRX2 (CAGL0K05813g~Ortholog(s) have glutathione disulfide oxidoreductase activity, glutathione peroxidase activity, glutathione transferase activity and role in glutathione metabolic process, pathogenesis, removal of superoxide radicals), giving the protein MISIDFSNLIVIIAVLLLTRYISQKFYSSLGNKMVSQDTVNSVKNMIGQKKIFVASKSYCPYCRAAKQTLFEELKVPMDKAVVLELDEIEEGSDIQQALAEINGQNTVPNIYIDGQHIGGNSDLQKLKQTGKLQPLLQKVLA; this is encoded by the coding sequence ATGATCAGCATTGATTTTAGCAATCTAATTGTAATAATCGCCGTTTTGTTATTAACTCGTTATATATCCCAAAAATTCTATTCATCTCTAGGAAACAAGATGGTAAGCCAAGACACTGTTAACTCCGTCAAGAACATGATCGGTCAAAAGAAGATCTTTGTCGCTTCAAAGTCTTACTGCCCTTACTGCAGAGCTGCTAAGCAAACCCTGTTCGAAGAATTGAAAGTCCCAATGGACAAGGCTGTCGTTCTAGAATTGGAcgaaattgaagaaggtaGCGACATTCAACAAGCTTTGGCTGAAATCAACGGTCAAAACACTGTCCCAAATATTTACATCGATGGTCAACACATTGGTGGTAACAGTGACctacaaaaattaaagCAAACCGGTAAACTACAACCATTGCTACAAAAGGTTTTGGCTTAA
- the HSP60 gene encoding chaperone ATPase HSP60 (CAGL0K05973g~Heat shock protein 60, mitochondrial precursor; putative chaperonin), which produces MLRAVARSQVRSLRNARLYSSFKELKFGVEGRAALLRGVETLADAVSATLGPKGRNVLIEQPFGAPKITKDGVTVARSITLEDKFENMGAKLLQEVASKTNEAAGDGTTSATVLGRAIFTESVKNVAAGCNPMDLRRGSQAAVEKVIQFLTENKKEITTSEEIAQVATISANGDAHVGKLLASAMEKVGKEGVITIREGRTLEDELEVTEGMRFDRGFISPYFITDAKSGKVEFEKPLLLLSEKKISSIQDILPALELSNQSRRPLLIIAEDVDGEALAACILNKLRGQVKVCAVKAPGFGDNRKNILGDVAILTGSTVFTEELDLKPEQATMEHLGSCDSITITKEDTVILNGNGSKDSIQERIEQIKNSIDVTTTNSYEKEKLQERLAKLSGGVAVIRVGGASEVEVGEKKDRYDDALNATRAAVEEGILPGGGTALVKASRVLDEVKTENFDQKLGVDIIRKAITRPAKQIIENAGEEGSVIVGKLVDEFGEDFAKGYDSAKGEFTDMLAAGIIDPFKVVRSGLVDASGVASLLATTEVAIVDAPEPAPAAGAPGGGMPGMPGMM; this is translated from the coding sequence ATGTTGAGAGCTGTTGCACGTTCGCAGGTTAGATCTTTGAGAAACGCTCGTTTGTACTCCAGTTTCAAGGAGTTGAAGTTCGGTGTCGAAGGCAGAGCTGCTCTGCTTCGTGGTGTCGAGACTTTGGCCGATGCTGTCTCTGCCACGCTGGGGCCTAAGGGTAGAAATGTGCTGATCGAGCAGCCATTCGGAGCACCAAAGATCACCAAGGATGGTGTCACCGTGGCCAGATCCATTACTTTGGAGGACAAGTTCGAGAACATGGGTGCTAAGCTTCTGCAAGAAGTTGCCTCCAAGACTAACGAGGCCGCCGGTGACGGTACCACCTCCGCCACTGTCTTGGGTAGAGCCATCTTCACCGAGTCCGTCAAGAACGTCGCTGCCGGTTGCAACCCTATGGATTTGAGAAGGGGTTCCCAGGCCGCCGTCGAGAAGGTCATCCAATTCTTGACTGAAAACAAGAAGGAGATCACCACTTCTGAGGAAATCGCCCAGGTGGCCACCATCTCAGCTAACGGTGACGCCCACGTCGGTAAGTTGCTTGCCTCCGCCATGGAAAAGGTCGGCAAGGAAGGTGTTATCACCATCAGAGAAGGCAGAACTTTGGAAGACGAACTAGAAGTCACCGAAGGTATGAGATTTGACCGTGGTTTCATCTCCCCATACTTCATCACTGACGCAAAGTCCGGCAAGGTAGAATTCGAAAAGccattgttgttgttgagcGAAAAGAAGATCTCTTCCATCCAAGACATCTTGCCAGCTTTGGAACTATCTAACCAAAGTAGAAGACCACTATTGATCATCGCCGAAGATGTCGACGGTGAAGCCCTAGCTGCTTGTATCCTAAACAAGTTGAGAGGCCAAGTCAAGGTCTGTGCCGTTAAGGCTCCAGGTTTCGGTGACAACAGAAAGAACATTCTAGGTGATGTCGCCATCTTGACCGGCAGTACTGTTTTTACTGAAGAATTGGACTTGAAGCCAGAACAAGCCACTATGGAACACCTAGGTTCCTGTGACTCCATTACTATCACAAAGGAAGACACTGTTATCCTAAACGGTAACGGCTCCAAGGACTCTATCCAAGAAAGAATTGAACAGATCAAGAACTCCATTGATGTCACCACTACTAACTCTTACGAGAAGGAGAAGCTACAAGAAAGACTTGCCAAGTTATCCGGTGGTGTTGCTGTCATCAGGGTTGGTGGTGCTTCTGAAGTTGAAGTCGGTGAAAAGAAGGACCGTTACGATGACGCTTTGAATGCCACCAGAGCTGCCGTTGAAGAAGGTATCTTACCAGGTGGTGGTACTGCTTTGGTTAAGGCCTCTAGAGTTTTAGACGAAGTCAAGACTGAGAACTTCGACCAAAAATTGGGAGTTGACATTATCAGAAAGGCCATTACTAGACCAGCTAAGCAAATTATTGAGAACGCCGGTGAAGAAGGCTCCGTTATTGTCGGTAAGcttgttgatgaatttgGCGAAGATTTTGCTAAGGGTTACGACTCCGCTAAGGGAGAATTCACTGATATGTTGGCTGCCGGTATTATTGACCCATTCAAGGTCGTTAGATCTGGTCTGGTCGACGCTTCCGGTGTTGCTTCCTTGTTGGCTACTACCGAAGTTGCCATCGTTGACGCTCCTGAACCAGCTCCAGCTGCTGGTGCCCCAGGTGGTGGTATGCCAGGTATGCCAGGTATGATGTAA
- the HAP1 gene encoding HAP1 (CAGL0K05841g~Has domain(s) with predicted DNA binding, RNA polymerase II transcription factor activity, sequence-specific DNA binding, zinc ion binding activity and role in regulation of transcription, DNA-templated, transcription, DNA-templated), translated as MNNTPMPPMNSAGVNMNSAMYALPMPQDNADVAKSSKDAGANMNKNTSNIKNKEKEKEKVKRKRNRVPLSCTICRRRKVKCDKSRPNCTQCVKTGVAHLCHYMEQAWAEEAEKEISKEMELKQLRSKVKQLEETLSRYNSLTDVTSGLHMNTGSPYPHSRDSSSNPTTATTTNNNSNYNTGTFNSPAVHDPKIKTEHNDFANNDSMTDAYMNSIFKKFESDELDLTREFDMLHLKKDYGLIHLGPTHWLAIMKGDPYLKLLWKHIFTMREKLVEWTKMKQMGKVSKCPIDHSKLKQGQPQINNGQYTNVNGNAINPGKCPVKHDSTLSPGISKCPVKHENGTDMNTINNLPMGPTTAVHPGVGANPPTSGCPVQHGGNSFIPGFIGGHQQANSNVPQMDAKGNSAGIGKCPVTHSVKQENEKSASPTLPEVSQPSFTKKEVMEQLQSSLPPRGIVILFVNKFFETLYQLAPIIDETNFKNQLNIVFPELNIFEGHKAKDKTSRCPFDHSKLSTINITKSSDYCLLGMLLIIMRLVWLQLPANVNILSFSDNSKITMSTDDKLLSGFEIKTELIESLKTRLIEFDEISSVSNANVTISTIQFAIFYRIILLCNTNNAPSGGTLSALKTVNNDNETHQGLLSSIVQMAFSCGLHRDPDNFPQLVTVFPNQSADSSDSADNKDQSRNSTKGNSKHHKENTIERYKHTWRKLWYYIISLDIQQSFSLGTPRLLRNLKDFSDTKLPSSSKIDYKNDIKELVIVKNFTLIFKLDLCIMAVLNHILNLSIARSLKKKDLDSLIKLLSDLIFGERNVNEVVSELIERNLLSSSELVATNMQENLLFEQSTHPVADDVKDAVLYGLPTLESLYAKNEIPFKDIMLSKNSGYGGESKSENLSRSDKVKNTLTYSLLYSRHLTLRLLVYIMNYILFTRYEPLGDSDPDTIIITKYYAQEALDFSVDCFKNSMIFFENINNPIFKSASVLLLPQCLDVCHRSLQYFICLILRVKCGNITGNGGGQCPFFAVKNESGTESENEKEADLNNPGFLNGKDIMSMSTSKIDLDDTDSLLQTLISNISSFYSLTQRLAKSYTLAIRIMKSTGFFMTLLNDQSSKNQMNSFLPPKHPKIPSIASLLRNDGAAFLNADVSQLRRCPVYQDTIGFDVTRNSSFPGPLRTSIDRIGTQLPPLKSYKPITYTSSDVRGCSSRGASRGSSAISSPGVSNLDGPPIKRQRTMENITSIPRPTEKHMGRLNGFDMINNSNGNILDVNNLPVPALNPLSPNGMLFQDLGATPNHTANGTAVGTPNDLENFLMANTNFNGINPSNIVEAFGINKTDPNLGLTNMDFLPIDNLGFDYEPDLNNIFNGETGTLKFDTNETI; from the coding sequence ATGAACAACACGCCGATGCCTCCCATGAACAGCGCGGGCGTTAATATGAACAGCGCGATGTATGCGTTGCCTATGCCGCAGGATAACGCCGATGTGGCGAAAAGTAGCAAAGACGCTGGCGCAAACATGAACAAGAACACCAGCAAtatcaagaacaaagagaaggagaaagagaaagtgAAGCGGAAGAGAAACAGGGTGCCGTTGAGCTGTACCATTTGTCGGAGGCGGAAAGTCAAGTGTGATAAGTCCCGCCCAAACTGTACACAGTGTGTGAAAACCGGTGTGGCACACCTGTGCCACTACATGGAACAGGCTTGGGCTGAGGAGGCAGAGAAGGAAATATCGAAGGAGATGGAGTTAAAACAGCTGCGGTCGAAGGTGAAGCAACTGGAGGAGACACTCTCCCGATATAACTCTCTGACCGATGTGACCAGTGGACTGCACATGAACACCGGCTCGCCATACCCACATAGCAGGGACTCGAGCTCAAACCCGACAACAGCAACTACTACAAATAACAATAGCAATTACAACACAGGGACATTCAATAGCCCCGCCGTTCATGACCCAAAGATAAAGACTGAACATAACGATTTCGCAAATAACGACTCTATGACTGACGCTTACATGAATagtatattcaaaaaatttgaatcCGACGAACTTGACCTAACGAGAGAATTTGACATGCTCCACTTAAAGAAAGACTACGGTTTGATACATCTGGGACCAACTCATTGGTTGGCGATCATGAAAGGTGATCCGTACTTGAAGCTGCTGTGGAAACACATCTTCACTATGAGGGAGAAATTAGTTGAATGGACTAAAATGAAACAGATGGGGAAAGTCTCTAAATGTCCCATCGATCATTCTAAATTGAAACAAGGACAACCACAGATTAACAATGGTCAATATACTAATGTCAATGGAAATGCGATAAATCCGGGCAAATGCCCTGTGAAACATGACTCAACACTTAGCCCTGGCATATCTAAATGTCCCGTTAAACACGAAAATGGAACAGATATGAATACAATTAACAATTTGCCAATGGGTCCAACCACTGCTGTTCATCCTGGTGTAGGCGCCAATCCACCTACAAGTGGTTGTCCGGTTCAACATGGTGGGAACAGTTTTATCCCGGGATTTATAGGCGGGCATCAGCAAGCTAACAGCAATGTCCCACAAATGGATGCGAAAGGAAATTCGGCAGGTATTGGCAAATGCCCTGTGACACATTCAGTgaaacaagaaaatgaaaagtcCGCCTCGCCAACATTACCAGAGGTTTCGCAACCATCTTTCACCAAAAAGGAAGTCATGGAGCAATTACAAAGTTCTTTACCACCGCGAGGAATTGTAATATTGTTCgttaataaattttttgagaCCCTTTATCAATTGGCTCCTATTATAGATGAAACTAATTTCAAAAACCAATTGAACATCGTATTCCCAGAACTGAATATTTTCGAGGGGCATAAGGCTAAGGATAAAACCTCCAGATGTCCATTCGATCATTCAAAACTTTCGACTATTAATATCACGAAAAGTTCAGATTATTGTTTATTAGGTATGCTGTTGATTATTATGCGACTGGTCTGGTTACAGTTACCTGCTAATgttaatattttatctttttcagATAACAGCAAAATAACCATGTCTACAGATGACAAGCTGTTGAGTGgttttgaaatcaaaacaGAACTAATCGAATCTCTGAAAACTCGTCttattgaatttgatgaaatttctAGCGTATCCAATGCAAATGTCACAATTAGCACAATTCAGTTTGCCATTTTTTACAGAATAATACTGCTCTGCAATACTAATAACGCACCTTCTGGTGGCACCCTCAGTGCTTTAAAAACAGttaataatgataatgaaaCTCATCAAGGTTTACTTTCAAGTATTGTTCAAATGGCTTTCAGTTGTGGTCTTCACAGAGACCCTGATAATTTTCCTCAACTAGTCACTGTCTTCCCCAATCAGTCTGCAGATAGCTCAGACTCAGCTGATAATAAAGACCAATCAAGAAATAGCACCAAAGGAAACTCAAAACACcataaagaaaatacaaTTGAGAGATACAAACATACTTGGAGAAAATTATGGTATTATATCATTTCATTGGATATTCAGcaatcattttctttggGTACTCCAAGACTTctaagaaatttgaaagactTTAGTGATACGAAACTaccatcttcatctaaAATTGACTACAAGAATGATATCAAGGAACTGGTTATTGTTAAAAATTTTACCCTGATTTTTAAGCTAGATTTGTGTATCATGGCAGTTCTGAATCATATTCTGAACTTGTCTATTGCTCGgagtttgaagaagaaagatttAGATTCGCTAATAAAGCTACTATCAGACCTAATATTTGGAGAAAGAAATGTTAATGAAGTTGTAAGTGAAttaattgaaagaaatttgcTCTCATCTTCTGAGTTGGTTGCAACTAATATGCAGGAAAATCTGCTCTTTGAGCAATCTACTCATCCTGTTGCAGACGATGTTAAGGATGCGGTTCTGTATGGGCTACCAACTCTAGAAAGCCTATATgcaaaaaatgaaataccATTTAAGGATATCATGCTCTCCAAGAATTCTGGATATGGGGGAGAAAGCAAATCTGAAAATTTAAGTAGGTCCGATAAGGTTAAAAATACTTTGACCTACTCGTTATTATACTCAAGGCATTTGACTTTGAGGCTTCTAGTTTACATTATGAACTATATCTTGTTTACTAGGTATGAACCTCTGGGCGACTCAGATCCGGATACTATCATTATCACCAAATATTATGCTCAAGAAGCACTGGACTTTTCTGTGGATTGTTTCAAGAACTctatgattttttttgaaaacatCAACAATCCAATTTTCAAGTCAGCTAGTGTTCTTCTACTTCCTCAGTGCTTAGACGTTTGTCATCGATCActtcaatattttatctGTTTGATTCTTAGAGTGAAGTGTGGGAATATTACAGGTAACGGTGGAGGACAATGTCCATTTTTTGCTGTCAAGAATGAATCAGGAACCGAAtcagaaaatgaaaaggaaGCAGATTTGAACAATCCAGGATTTTTAAATGGTAAGGATATTATGTCCATGAGCACTTCGAAGATTGATCTGGATGATACAGACAGCTTACTCCAAACATTGATATCTAATATATCTAGTTTCTACTCACTGACACAAAGATTAGCCAAAAGTTATACGCTGGCAATCCGGATAATGAAATCTACCGGCTTTTTCATGACCCTTTTGAACGATCAGAGCTCTAAAAACCAAATGAATTCCTTTTTACCTCCAAAGCACCCAAAAATTCCTAGTATTGCTAGCCTTCTGAGAAATGACGGTGCAGCATTTTTGAATGCGGACGTGAGTCAGTTGAGAAGATGTCCTGTTTATCAAGATACTATTGGGTTCGATGTGACTAGAAACTCTTCCTTTCCAGGTCCTTTACGAACTTCTATTGATCGTATTGGGACTCAATTACCGCCACTTAAATCGTATAAGCCAATTACCTACACAAGTAGTGATGTTCGTGGTTGTTCTTCTAGGGGAGCTAGTAGGGGTAGTTCGGCAATATCATCTCCAGGAGTTAGCAACCTCGACGGTCCTCCTATTAAAAGACAAAGAACCATGGAGAATATAACATCGATACCAAGACCTACTGAGAAGCACATGGGAAGGTTGAATGGTTTCGATATGATAAATAATTCAAATGGTAACATATTAGATGTAAACAACCTTCCCGTTCCCGCACTAAATCCCCTCTCACCGAATGGTATGCTTTTCCAAGATCTAGGTGCCACTCCAAATCACACTGCTAATGGAACTGCAGTAGGAACTCCGAATGATCTTGAAAACTTCTTGATGGCCAACACAAATTTCAATGGTATCAATCCGTCGAATATTGTTGAAGCATTCGGTATTAACAAGACAGATCCTAATTTGGGTCTTACAAATATGGATTTTCTTCCTATTGACAACTTGGGTTTTGATTATGAACCTGATTTAAACAACATATTTAATGGAGAAACAGGAACTCTAAAATTTGATACAAATGAAACTATCTAA
- a CDS encoding ferric reductase family protein (CAGL0K05863g~Ortholog(s) have superoxide-generating NADPH oxidase activity, role in apoptotic process, regulation of actin cytoskeleton organization and perinuclear endoplasmic reticulum, ribosome localization), with amino-acid sequence MGEIRRPAPLESITLQKRHGNTHFANINYGYIVFFVSVAYVVFLILLRRIIKSYPSNKNRTFFGGLCKRLYTIDPALHLLILFIPLIATFYYHYSIFSQTAVYIMRLGRLSYVLLSLNLFLNLRPNIFFTDKYVYTDFIPFHKWLSRLIVIFGLLHGVFFVIRWAINPKTDLDAKLSNKYNFAGIVIAGISIILIIASMNVARRSAYNLFYIIHNITLFAFVFITPYHARPSVKTPYLFVNSVLIAVQVINKIVFTSRASLIEKIEDRKNTNLVVLKFPRKALPDFFNPSSHIRLSAYRKLNPLYWILPSHPYTLATLPSDEIVELIVNEHTVPQFNTSSFVVELGYSYTIQNPHNPSVPDVCLQNANRIAIVCGGSGIAFGLPLFRFFKSMKNISYLRLVWLTKNSSQLSIITKSDSFRALISEDGKIDNLDIYLTNKTTAPTSSGTEETENDIELEDFELNTTEDLTEYKKLCNITEGERMDWTTELSSLVEEDTSKTWLLACGPEGLVTDGKSYANANGIHFASEVYTL; translated from the coding sequence ATGGGTGAAATAAGAAGACCAGCTCCATTGGAGTCGATTACATTGCAAAAAAGACACGGCAATACTCATTTTGCTAATATCAATTACGGttatattgtattttttgttaGCGTTGCATATGTGGTATTTTTAATCTTGCTGCGAAGGATCATTAAGTCGTACCCTTCTAATAAGAATAGGACATTCTTTGGTGGGCTATGTAAACGGCTTTACACCATTGACCCGGCATTACACTTGTTAATACTATTTATTCCATTGATTGCTACGTTTTATTACCATTATTCCATCTTTTCTCAAACTGCAGTTTACATTATGAGACTGGGGAGACTAAGCTATGTTCTTCTATCGTTAAATCtgtttttgaatttgagaCCCAATATCTTTTTTACAGACAAATATGTCTATACAGATTTTATCCCATTTCACAAGTGGTTATCTAGGCTAATTGTTATATTTGGATTATTGCATGGtgttttctttgttatCAGATGGGCGATTAACCCCAAAACCGACTTAGACGCAAAGTTGAGCAATAAGTATAACTTTGCCGGCATTGTTATTGCTGGAATCtcaataattttaattatCGCCTCTATGAATGTTGCAAGACGGTCAGCGTACAACTTGTTCTATATTATACACAATATTACATTATTTGCATTTGTTTTCATCACACCTTATCATGCGAGGCCTAGCGTCAAAACTCCCTACCTTTTTGTAAATAGCGTTTTGATTGCCGTTCAAGTGATCAACAAGATTGTTTTTACTTCTCGAGCTAGTCTtatagaaaaaattgaagatcGTAAAAACACTAATTTGGTGGTACTTAAATTCCCTAGAAAGGCACTACCTGATTTTTTCAACCCATCATCCCATATTAGACTGAGTGCATACAGAAAGCTGAACCCTCTATATTGGATATTACCTAGCCATCCATATACATTGGCAACTCTACCTTCCGATGAAATCGTGGAATTAATTGTCAATGAACATACTGTACCTCAATTTAATACATCATCTTTTGTTGTCGAATTGGGCTATAGCTATACCATCCAGAACCCACATAACCCCTCAGTACCTGACGTGTGCTTACAAAATGCGAACCGAATTGCCATAGTTTGTGGGGGTTCCGGTATTGCCTTTGGACTGCCTTTATTCCGTTTTTTTAAGTCTATGAAAAATATCTCATACCTTCGACTAGTCTGGTTGACCAAAAACAGCAGCCAGTTGAGCATAATAACTAAGTCAGATTCTTTTCGCGCTTTAATAAGCGAAGATGGTAAAATAGATAATTTAGACATATACTTGACTAATAAAACAACTGCACCGACTTCGTCTGGTActgaagaaactgaaaatgaCATAGAATTGGAGGATTTCGAATTGAATACTACGGAGGATTTAACCGAGTACAAAAAACTATGTAACATAACTGAGGGTGAAAGGATGGATTGGACAACAGAGTTATCCTCACTAGTCGAAGAAGATACATCAAAAACCTGGCTGCTAGCCTGTGGCCCTGAAGGTTTAGTTACCGACGGTAAATCTTATGCCAATGCTAATGGTATCCACTTTGCTTCCGAAGTTTACACCCTTTaa